In Shinella sp. XGS7, a single genomic region encodes these proteins:
- a CDS encoding diguanylate cyclase, whose product MKRLLLCVGLLLAGLIGKAQAVEPPLDPALDSELSHLITLAYDRPEASLQAVRAMRNTQSSPGALLQLRLAEAQILIQWGRTEQAEALIGALEREASAHDRSLLLRAQISERQGRFGEAGEFAREGLRRLEAQCPASELARAIQQGRCDFRAAWWALRILERGESAQGGLAQAGATIQRALALAQAGQDRYLASVSMNTLALLSQELDQPDEARRWLALGLEQAQGDPMALSLNKVAEARVAVRRGDKRGQLNAYEEALDHAQRAEAPHTVAQIRVNLVDLHMHNGRPAVAMEEARLALPVLQSFRDLRLERTLRHNMGVSLLLLKQFDAARRELARAQQLASEQPNPARRATELREIGQAWAASGQPREAITVFHAERALSAQIQARNRETQLQQLKLKYDSDRNQRDLDLLTRDRSLKDQQLANHELAQRVGMAVALLLGLSLVLVVVMLQRVRAANRQLKANQRLLRSQSERDPLTDLANRRHFLAVMQKQAQQLFTGGLLMIDIDHFKHVNDQQGHAVGDVVIRDVAQRIRDAVRTEDLVVRWGGEEFLVFAPNVSQDTLSLLAERVLNSVGGQPVATENGPLRVTVSIGFAHFPLPPGLLRQHWEQAVNWADMVLYTAKAQGRNRAVGIATVDAQDAAALLEIEADFDAACHSQRVRLLHIPGP is encoded by the coding sequence ATGAAGCGTCTGCTGCTCTGCGTCGGCCTGCTGCTTGCCGGCCTGATCGGCAAGGCGCAGGCCGTTGAGCCGCCGCTGGACCCGGCCCTGGACAGCGAGCTCAGCCACCTGATCACCCTGGCCTATGACCGCCCCGAGGCCTCGCTGCAGGCGGTGCGCGCCATGCGCAACACCCAGAGCAGCCCTGGCGCCCTGCTGCAGCTGCGCCTGGCCGAGGCCCAGATCCTGATCCAGTGGGGGCGGACGGAACAGGCCGAGGCCCTGATTGGCGCGCTGGAACGCGAGGCCAGTGCGCATGACCGCAGCCTGTTGCTGCGCGCCCAGATCTCCGAGCGTCAGGGCCGTTTCGGCGAGGCCGGCGAATTTGCGCGTGAGGGCCTGCGCCGCCTGGAGGCGCAATGCCCCGCCAGCGAGCTGGCGCGCGCCATCCAGCAGGGCCGCTGCGACTTCCGCGCCGCCTGGTGGGCGCTTCGCATCCTGGAGCGCGGCGAGTCGGCCCAGGGCGGGCTGGCCCAGGCCGGCGCCACCATACAGCGCGCCCTGGCCCTGGCCCAGGCCGGCCAGGACCGCTATCTGGCCAGCGTGAGCATGAACACCCTGGCCCTGCTGAGCCAGGAGCTGGACCAGCCGGACGAGGCCCGCCGCTGGCTGGCCCTCGGCCTGGAGCAGGCCCAGGGCGATCCGATGGCCCTGAGCCTGAACAAGGTGGCCGAGGCCCGGGTTGCCGTGCGCCGGGGCGACAAGCGCGGCCAGCTCAATGCCTACGAGGAAGCCCTGGACCATGCCCAGCGCGCCGAGGCGCCGCACACCGTGGCCCAGATCCGCGTCAATCTCGTGGACCTGCACATGCACAACGGCCGCCCCGCCGTGGCCATGGAGGAGGCGCGCCTGGCCCTGCCGGTGCTGCAGAGCTTCAGGGACCTGCGCCTGGAGCGCACGCTTCGCCACAATATGGGCGTCTCCCTGCTGCTGCTCAAGCAGTTCGACGCGGCACGCCGCGAGCTGGCGCGGGCCCAGCAGCTGGCGAGCGAGCAGCCCAATCCCGCGCGCCGCGCCACCGAGCTGCGCGAGATCGGCCAGGCCTGGGCCGCCAGCGGCCAACCCCGCGAAGCCATCACCGTCTTCCACGCCGAGCGCGCGCTCTCGGCCCAGATCCAGGCCCGCAACCGCGAGACCCAGCTGCAGCAGCTCAAGCTCAAGTACGACAGCGATCGCAATCAGCGCGACCTGGACCTGCTCACCCGCGACCGCAGCCTCAAGGACCAGCAGCTCGCCAACCACGAGCTGGCCCAGCGCGTGGGCATGGCCGTGGCCCTGCTGCTGGGTCTCTCCCTGGTCCTGGTGGTGGTGATGCTGCAGCGCGTGCGCGCCGCCAACCGCCAGCTCAAGGCCAACCAGCGCCTGCTGCGCAGCCAGAGCGAACGCGACCCGCTCACCGACCTGGCCAACCGCCGCCACTTTTTGGCCGTGATGCAGAAGCAGGCGCAGCAGCTCTTCACCGGCGGCCTGCTGATGATAGACATCGACCACTTCAAGCATGTCAACGACCAGCAGGGTCATGCCGTGGGCGATGTGGTGATCCGCGATGTGGCCCAGCGCATCCGCGACGCGGTGCGCACCGAAGACCTGGTGGTGCGCTGGGGCGGCGAGGAGTTCCTGGTCTTCGCGCCCAATGTCAGCCAGGACACGCTGAGCCTGCTGGCCGAGCGCGTGCTCAACAGCGTGGGGGGCCAGCCGGTGGCCACCGAGAACGGGCCGCTGCGCGTGACCGTGTCCATCGGCTTCGCGCATTTCCCCCTGCCGCCCGGCCTGCTGCGCCAGCACTGGGAGCAGGCGGTGAACTGGGCCGATATGGTGCTCTACACCGCCAAGGCCCAGGGCCGCAACCGCGCCGTGGGCATCGCCACCGTGGACGCCCAGGACGCCGCCGCCCTGCTCGAGATCGAGGCCGATTTCGACGCCGCCTGCCACTCCCAGCGGGTGCGGCTGCTGCACATTCCCGGCCCCTGA